From the Thermococcus sp. 18S1 genome, one window contains:
- the mbhE gene encoding hydrogen gas-evolving membrane-bound hydrogenase subunit E, producing the protein MRRALGLFAFIGFTLFLLVAAASLRPFGEPVHKDMDSYFIQHAQEEASANNVVTSIVFDYRGFDTLGEATVLFTAVAGVLMALRRREVKT; encoded by the coding sequence ATGAGGCGCGCATTGGGCCTCTTTGCGTTCATAGGCTTCACGCTGTTCCTTCTGGTCGCAGCTGCGAGCCTCAGACCCTTCGGGGAGCCCGTTCACAAAGATATGGACTCATACTTCATCCAGCATGCCCAGGAGGAGGCATCGGCAAACAACGTCGTTACGAGCATCGTCTTCGACTACAGGGGATTCGATACCCTCGGTGAGGCGACCGTCCTGTTCACGGCCGTTGCCGGTGTATTGATGGCCCTCAGGCGGAGGGAGGTGAAGACATGA
- a CDS encoding proton-conducting transporter membrane subunit, whose amino-acid sequence MIEHLPALIIAVPLFGAFIAPLLKKKGSAPAVWAIIITGVTLGMALLLVRGVLAQGMMVYVFGADKPTLVLPSGYRVPVRIIFEVDAIGAFMALSATLMSFIGALYSYSHVRNETGLEKYYALLLLLEVGILGMVLTGDLFNLFVFLEIAGIAGSALVGFRNYRGEASEAGIKYLIVSAVASLMVLFSIGLLYGQYGNLNIAYLSTQISFNTVDMIALGILFASFAMKCGSVPTHHWVPDAYTEVPSGINPTLLVATYASLYALFRVSFSLFGNITVNMSSLGWIMSILGVLTMFIGVTMALVQKDVKRLMSYHAISQTGYMLLGVGVGLAVLNDPAKLEAFGRDAMAGGIFHIINHIIYKSLLLMTAGALFYVTGTRNLNEMGGLARKMPYTTIAFIVGAAAISGIPPFNGFASKFLIYETSYQLSPIFAVFAMVTSVLTLASFVKVFASAFLGPPVKKYEDVKEVPRSMVVAMLILAALCLLFGLFPNVVLDKLVYPAVDALLKLSSYQTWGGLP is encoded by the coding sequence ATGATCGAGCATTTGCCGGCACTCATTATAGCCGTGCCCCTCTTCGGGGCGTTTATAGCGCCTCTGCTGAAGAAGAAGGGCAGTGCTCCAGCCGTATGGGCAATAATCATCACCGGCGTAACTCTGGGAATGGCGCTCCTTCTCGTCAGAGGGGTGCTCGCTCAGGGCATGATGGTGTACGTCTTCGGAGCGGACAAGCCAACCCTCGTTCTGCCCTCGGGATACAGGGTTCCGGTGAGGATAATCTTCGAGGTCGACGCGATAGGGGCTTTCATGGCGCTCTCAGCAACGCTCATGAGCTTCATCGGGGCTCTCTACTCGTACAGCCACGTCAGGAACGAGACCGGCCTTGAGAAGTACTACGCGCTGCTCCTCCTGCTTGAGGTCGGAATCCTCGGCATGGTCCTGACGGGAGACCTGTTCAACCTCTTCGTGTTCCTTGAGATAGCTGGAATAGCCGGTTCAGCGCTGGTAGGCTTCAGGAACTACAGGGGAGAGGCGAGCGAGGCTGGAATCAAGTACCTCATAGTCAGCGCGGTCGCTTCGCTGATGGTGCTGTTCTCAATCGGACTGCTCTACGGCCAGTACGGAAACCTCAACATAGCCTACCTGAGCACGCAGATAAGCTTCAACACCGTTGACATGATAGCCCTTGGAATACTCTTCGCGTCCTTTGCGATGAAGTGCGGTTCCGTGCCGACCCACCACTGGGTTCCAGACGCGTACACGGAGGTTCCCTCGGGAATCAACCCCACGCTGCTGGTAGCGACCTATGCGAGCCTCTACGCCCTCTTCAGGGTAAGCTTCAGCCTCTTCGGCAACATAACCGTGAACATGAGCAGCCTCGGGTGGATAATGAGCATCCTTGGAGTCCTCACGATGTTCATAGGCGTTACCATGGCACTCGTGCAGAAGGACGTCAAGAGGCTCATGAGCTACCACGCGATTTCGCAGACCGGATACATGCTCCTCGGAGTTGGTGTGGGCTTAGCCGTTCTCAACGACCCGGCAAAGCTTGAAGCCTTCGGAAGGGACGCGATGGCCGGAGGTATATTCCACATAATCAACCACATCATCTACAAGAGCCTCCTGCTCATGACCGCCGGAGCGCTCTTCTACGTCACCGGAACGAGGAACCTCAACGAGATGGGCGGCTTAGCCAGAAAGATGCCCTACACCACGATAGCCTTCATAGTTGGCGCCGCTGCAATATCCGGAATACCGCCCTTCAACGGATTCGCCAGCAAGTTCCTCATCTACGAGACGTCCTACCAGCTCAGCCCGATATTCGCGGTGTTCGCAATGGTCACGAGCGTTCTGACCTTAGCGTCGTTCGTCAAGGTATTCGCTTCGGCCTTCCTCGGACCGCCGGTCAAGAAGTACGAGGACGTGAAGGAGGTTCCGAGAAGCATGGTGGTGGCAATGCTCATCCTAGCGGCGCTGTGTCTGCTGTTCGGTCTGTTCCCGAACGTGGTGCTGGACAAGCTGGTGTACCCGGCAGTTGACGCGCTGCTGAAGCTGAGCAGCTACCAGACGTGGGGTGGTCTACCATGA
- a CDS encoding NADH-quinone oxidoreductase subunit C, producing the protein MKEPMSVEEVLKKLQETLGEALLSHEVREYTMGVKRKRTYRELWITIKPDAFRKTVEAIFALDYPHLHFIAGEDGGGETLTMIYSFGVFHTHPWGELSITIKFDLPKDNLVLPTITDLMIGAETNEREIREMLGVEFEGLKNKRHLFLPDDWPEGKYPWRRDEYGVEDMIKHTHRSVNEIRKMRGEE; encoded by the coding sequence ATGAAGGAGCCGATGAGCGTGGAAGAGGTACTCAAGAAGCTCCAGGAGACGCTGGGGGAGGCACTGCTCTCCCACGAGGTCAGGGAGTACACCATGGGCGTTAAGCGGAAGAGAACGTACAGGGAGCTGTGGATCACAATAAAGCCCGATGCCTTCAGGAAGACGGTCGAAGCCATATTCGCCCTCGACTACCCCCACCTCCACTTCATCGCGGGAGAGGACGGAGGAGGAGAAACTCTGACCATGATATACTCCTTCGGAGTCTTCCACACGCACCCCTGGGGCGAACTGAGCATCACCATCAAGTTCGACCTCCCCAAGGACAACCTGGTCCTTCCAACGATAACCGACCTCATGATCGGCGCGGAAACCAACGAGCGCGAGATAAGGGAGATGCTCGGCGTTGAATTCGAGGGACTGAAGAACAAGAGGCACCTCTTCCTGCCCGACGACTGGCCGGAGGGCAAGTACCCGTGGAGAAGGGACGAGTACGGCGTCGAGGACATGATCAAGCACACCCACAGGAGCGTGAACGAGATAAGGAAGATGAGGGGTGAGGAGTGA
- the mnhG gene encoding monovalent cation/H(+) antiporter subunit G, with protein sequence MIEWIIGIFLAIGVFFNLLASVGILRFPDVYTRIHAATKCTTFGTIFIVLAAVTYSIYSYFWVEKDPAWITIGIHSALVVIFLVLTNPVGAHAIGRAARKSGIRPHGAVIDELEGRL encoded by the coding sequence ATGATCGAGTGGATAATAGGGATTTTTCTGGCGATAGGCGTCTTCTTCAACCTGCTGGCGAGCGTCGGCATCCTCCGCTTCCCGGACGTCTACACGAGGATACACGCGGCAACTAAGTGCACCACCTTCGGAACGATTTTCATAGTGCTCGCCGCAGTCACGTACTCGATATACAGCTACTTCTGGGTGGAGAAGGACCCGGCCTGGATAACCATAGGCATACACTCGGCTCTGGTGGTCATATTCCTGGTTCTCACCAACCCCGTTGGGGCCCACGCCATCGGAAGGGCCGCGAGGAAGTCAGGAATACGGCCCCATGGGGCGGTTATAGACGAGCTGGAGGGAAGGCTATGA
- a CDS encoding MnhB domain-containing protein produces MTTVIIKTTTKYLAALILTFGAYIILHGHLTPGGGFQGGAVFASGLALLIVANKYDDIRRTFSKVPLSAFESIGALGFLGTATLGFMGYTFFKNVIANSGFPLFGEPTPLGINPGYLNTGGTLPYMNIFVGTKVLAGLTSIILIFYLLLGVKKNE; encoded by the coding sequence ATGACCACCGTAATCATCAAGACCACCACGAAGTATCTGGCGGCGCTCATACTCACCTTCGGAGCGTACATAATCCTCCACGGTCACCTCACTCCGGGAGGCGGCTTCCAGGGAGGAGCCGTCTTCGCCAGCGGCCTTGCGCTCCTCATCGTGGCCAACAAGTACGACGACATAAGGAGAACCTTCTCGAAGGTTCCGCTCAGTGCCTTCGAGAGCATAGGAGCCCTCGGCTTCCTTGGAACTGCCACACTCGGATTCATGGGGTACACGTTCTTCAAGAACGTCATAGCCAACAGCGGGTTCCCGCTCTTCGGTGAGCCCACCCCGCTCGGAATAAATCCGGGATACCTGAACACCGGTGGAACGCTGCCGTACATGAACATATTCGTCGGAACAAAGGTTCTGGCAGGATTAACGAGCATAATCCTGATATTCTACCTCCTCCTGGGGGTGAAGAAGAATGAATAA
- a CDS encoding hydrogenase subunit MbhD domain-containing protein: MNFEELFWVLQAMVALGLLVSAIAAIRFKNLISAVIAMAVFSLILSLEFYILQAPDVAIAEAGVGAGLTTAMYLLAIKNTTDEEVVE; the protein is encoded by the coding sequence ATGAACTTCGAGGAGCTCTTCTGGGTTCTTCAGGCCATGGTGGCGCTGGGGCTTCTGGTCTCAGCGATAGCGGCTATCAGGTTCAAGAACCTGATCTCAGCAGTCATCGCGATGGCCGTCTTCAGCCTGATACTGTCACTTGAGTTCTACATACTCCAAGCGCCGGACGTGGCGATAGCCGAAGCCGGTGTCGGGGCCGGCCTGACGACCGCGATGTACCTGCTGGCGATTAAGAACACCACCGACGAGGAGGTGGTAGAATGA
- a CDS encoding cation:proton antiporter → MTVDGAFMWALILLLFSAMLTLIRLLAGPTIPDRAVALDSMTTTTAGAMVIYGVVTRQAVFIDVALVYAVLSYIATLYIARYLVKKRIGIAERPEGETS, encoded by the coding sequence ATGACGGTCGATGGGGCATTTATGTGGGCACTGATACTATTGCTGTTCTCAGCCATGCTGACGCTCATAAGGCTTCTTGCGGGGCCGACGATACCCGACAGGGCGGTGGCCCTGGATTCCATGACGACCACCACGGCGGGAGCGATGGTCATCTACGGCGTGGTGACCAGACAGGCGGTCTTCATAGACGTCGCACTGGTCTACGCGGTTCTGAGCTACATCGCCACCCTCTACATAGCCCGCTATCTCGTCAAGAAGAGGATTGGAATAGCTGAGAGGCCGGAGGGGGAGACCTCATGA
- a CDS encoding Na+/H+ antiporter subunit E — translation MGFAAPFLWSLIVYLLLTAGSGNVLAWSPGELVAGIVIAAIIGYATKDVMDEKVGYFFSPKRWLLFIVYAVGPFFFAMAKANFDVAYRVITGKIRPGIVKISPDLTRDESRTLLANSITLTPGTFTLEIDEEGNFYVHWINVPPGKEKPTPEELCGYLPKWARRIGE, via the coding sequence ATGGGGTTTGCCGCACCGTTCCTGTGGTCCCTTATCGTCTATCTGCTCCTCACGGCGGGTTCCGGCAATGTCCTTGCCTGGAGCCCCGGGGAGCTGGTTGCAGGGATTGTAATAGCGGCCATCATCGGCTACGCCACAAAGGACGTCATGGACGAGAAGGTGGGCTACTTCTTCAGCCCGAAGAGATGGCTGCTTTTCATAGTCTACGCCGTAGGGCCGTTCTTCTTCGCCATGGCAAAGGCCAACTTTGACGTCGCATACAGGGTCATAACGGGCAAGATACGGCCGGGGATAGTCAAAATATCGCCCGACCTGACCAGAGACGAGAGCAGGACTCTTCTTGCCAACTCAATAACCCTGACGCCCGGAACCTTCACCCTGGAGATAGATGAGGAGGGCAACTTCTACGTCCACTGGATAAACGTGCCGCCCGGAAAGGAGAAGCCCACCCCTGAGGAGCTGTGTGGGTACCTTCCAAAATGGGCAAGGAGGATTGGAGAATGA
- a CDS encoding hydrogenase: protein MTWIESLTLNSPSGFWNPIVWLAFLVIFAIIGYLIYSRGNRSYKPGTEQVKPFISGNAVEDVEEIRVRAGDIYWGFIEALKGYYGVLMRMHSGDLRDYILWYLGLGAIILFVLVGGV from the coding sequence ATGACCTGGATTGAGAGCCTTACACTGAACTCGCCGTCGGGCTTCTGGAACCCGATAGTCTGGCTGGCGTTCCTGGTGATCTTCGCCATCATCGGTTACCTCATCTATTCGCGCGGAAACAGGAGCTACAAGCCCGGCACGGAACAGGTGAAGCCCTTCATAAGCGGCAACGCCGTGGAGGATGTGGAAGAAATCCGCGTAAGGGCGGGGGACATATACTGGGGCTTCATCGAGGCGCTCAAGGGCTATTACGGCGTCCTCATGAGAATGCACAGCGGAGACCTCAGGGACTACATACTCTGGTACCTCGGGCTCGGTGCTATAATCCTGTTCGTCCTCGTGGGGGGTGTGTGA
- a CDS encoding NADH-quinone oxidoreductase subunit B family protein, whose product MGKLTNFKRSIWVFHASGGSCNACDIEIVAVLTPRYDVERFGIKLVGSPRHADVLLVTGAIPRDFADKLRRVYEQMPDPKAVVVVGNCGTSGGVFYDSYNIAGPIDEIIPVDVYVPGCPPRPEAIIDAVVKAWLKIEKLEKELEGKKE is encoded by the coding sequence ATGGGAAAGCTCACCAACTTTAAGCGCTCAATATGGGTCTTCCATGCCTCAGGAGGAAGCTGCAACGCGTGCGACATCGAGATAGTGGCTGTACTTACTCCCCGCTACGACGTGGAGCGCTTTGGAATCAAGCTCGTCGGAAGCCCGAGGCACGCGGATGTGCTCCTCGTTACCGGGGCCATTCCAAGGGACTTCGCGGACAAGCTGAGGCGCGTGTACGAGCAGATGCCTGACCCGAAGGCGGTAGTGGTGGTCGGAAACTGCGGAACCAGCGGCGGGGTCTTCTATGACTCCTACAACATAGCGGGCCCGATAGACGAGATAATACCCGTGGACGTCTACGTTCCGGGCTGTCCACCGAGGCCAGAGGCGATAATAGATGCCGTGGTCAAGGCCTGGCTCAAGATAGAGAAGCTGGAAAAGGAGCTGGAGGGGAAGAAAGAATGA
- a CDS encoding sodium:proton antiporter gives MNNVILVNLPFIVVALLLAVGFYTIGFKRNLIKVVIGIEILEGAVNLFLIALGYVKGAYAPIYTMAPKEAVNNMVLPTPQALTLTSIVIGVAVSALMLAFAVNIYRHYGTLDVTKVRRLKG, from the coding sequence ATGAATAACGTGATTTTAGTCAACCTCCCCTTCATAGTCGTGGCGCTCCTGCTGGCGGTGGGGTTCTACACGATAGGATTCAAAAGGAACCTCATCAAGGTCGTCATAGGCATTGAAATCCTTGAAGGAGCCGTCAACCTGTTTCTGATAGCCCTCGGCTACGTCAAAGGCGCCTACGCCCCGATATACACAATGGCACCGAAGGAGGCAGTAAACAACATGGTTCTGCCGACGCCCCAGGCACTCACTCTGACGAGCATCGTCATAGGCGTCGCTGTATCGGCCCTCATGCTCGCCTTCGCGGTTAACATCTACCGCCACTACGGAACCCTTGACGTTACAAAGGTCAGGAGGCTGAAAGGATGA